The sequence below is a genomic window from Terriglobia bacterium.
CTACCGGTTGAGGAGCGGACTTACCGGTTGGCTTCGCGGTAAAACCACTCGCCGAGAAAATTACCGGATCGTCGTTGGACACGTTCTGGACCCACAGCGCAAGCAGGTTGAGATCTTGAATGACCAGCTTGCGTTGCTTCATAACCACTGCTTTCGCAGTCTTTCCGCTATCCATTGCGGCGAGGACCGCTTCGGCCAGTGTGTTACCGGACGCATCCAGCGACGCGGGGTCGATCGGCGGGTTCGGGAAATATACCGGATTACCGCCGATTCCCGTAGCCACGTGATGCGCCGTGTTGGCCAACGTGTTGGAATCGAGCTTACCGAAGCCGGTCACCGCTTTAAGCGATGAGGGCTTCTTGTTTGTAGTAGCCGACTGCGGAGTGGACGTCGTGATGGACGTT
It includes:
- a CDS encoding fibronectin type III domain-containing protein → MSTNDLNTTVSTPSTTSAAASTSITTSTPQSATTNKKPSSLKAVTGFGKLDSNTLANTAHHVATGIGGNPVYFPNPPIDPASLDASGNTLAEAVLAAMDSGKTAKAVVMKQRKLVIQDLNLLALWVQNVSNDDPVIFSASGFTAKPTGKSAPQPVGAPTFRYLDFGVNSGQIVVAVKAQAGAKSYFIRYAVMNGTTPGAWTTVPAATIQKPITISSLTPTTIYGFQVQALGVLGYSDWSPISTIICV